A window from Neodiprion fabricii isolate iyNeoFabr1 chromosome 2, iyNeoFabr1.1, whole genome shotgun sequence encodes these proteins:
- the LOC124175533 gene encoding EGF domain-specific O-linked N-acetylglucosamine transferase isoform X1, producing the protein MSGMGFNYIVIIFVLASVPPEILADNYTNINLPDDQLKFYFNSFPSMTEKCRNDPDCPYKEHLDSKACWGYEDNCKPENAYSIPKCPGDHKGWVATKQAQLDTFYTQGDFGYVRDQKREMRILCEPLFLDDSSLECSNHMRFCRGRNIMINFTDLASRRDPIRYKMDVLKEGQIGGYCTLNEGRLKENADHISPLQSWGPEIRNFRKLARRPIPEGDCDVVIEKPTFLMKIDATVNMYHHFCDFFNLYASLHVNLSHPSTFDTDNHILIWESYSYQSAFEDTFAAFTSNPLWDLKTFRGETVCFKNIIFPMLPRMIFGLYYNTPLIYGCEKSGLFKAFSDHVLHRLNVQRREKKNSNIRVTLLSRDTQYRRILNEDDLVEALKRNPNYKVRKVTYNKNLSFKNQLRITRNTDIFIGIHGAGLTHLMFLPEWAAVFEIYNCEDPSCYKDLARLRGVKYLTWENLEKLVQEDPGTHPDGGAHAKFTNYSFDVEEFLRLVTVAEKHVKNHKAFKDFIKQSSKKNITSYKNVPKDEL; encoded by the exons ATGTCCGGCATGGGTTTTAATTACATCGTAATTATCTTCGTTCTCGCTTCGGTACCGCCGGAAATTCTTGCCGATAATTACACGAACATCAATCTGCCCGATGATCAGCTCAAGTTTTACTTCAATTCATTCCCGTCGATGACCGAAAAGTGTCGAAACGATCCGGACTGTCCTTATAAG GAGCACCTGGACAGCAAAGCGTGCTGGGGATACGAGGACAACTGCAAGCCGGAAAACGCTTACTCGATACCAAAATGTCCGGGAGATCACAAGGGTTGGGTAGCCACAAAACAGGCCCAACTTGACACGTTTTATACACAGGGTGATTTCGGCTATGTCCGGGATCAAAAAAGGGAGATGAGGATATTATGCGAACCTCTTTTTCTC GACGATTCATCGCTCGAGTGTTCGAATCACATGAGATTCTGCAGAGGCCGAAATATTATGATCAATTTCACTGATCTCGCTAGTCGAAGGGATCCGATAAGATACAAGATGGACGTTTTGAAAGAAGGTCAAATCGGTGGCTATTGCAC ATTAAACGAAGGTAGACTCAAGGAAAATGCAGACCATATCAGTCCCTTGCAGTCGTGGGGACCagaaattcgaaactttaGAAAACTGGCTAGACGTCCAATACCGGAAGGGGATTGTGACGTGGTTATTGAAAAACCGACATTTCTCATGAAAATTGACGCCA CAGTTAACATGTACCACCACTTCTGTGACTTTTTCAACCTCTACGCATCCCTTCACGTCAATTTATCGCATCCGTCAACTTTTGATACTGACAATCATATTTTGATATGGGAGAGTTATAG TTATCAATCAGCGTTTGAAGATACTTTTGCTGCATTTACCAGCAATCCGTTATGGGATTTAAAGACCTTTCGAGGGGAAACAGTCTGCTTCAAGAATATAATATTTCCGATGTTACCACGAATGATTTTCGGACTCTACTACAACACGCCAttg ATTTACGGATGTGAAAAAAGCGGTCTTTTCAAAGCGTTCAGCGACCACGTTCTGCACAGATTGAATGTACAGaggcgtgagaaaaaaaattcgaatattcgAGTCACGCTTCTGAGCAGAGACACACAGTACAGGAGAATACTCAACGAGGATGATCTTGTTGAGGCTTTGAAAAGGAATCCCAACTATAAAGTTAGAAAG GTAACTTACAACAAGAATTTGTCATTCAAAAATCAACTACGGATAACAAGGAACACTGATATTTTCATCGGAATACACGGTGCTGGGCTTACACATCTGATGTTTCTGCCAGAGTGGGCTGCAGTTTTTGAAAT ATACAATTGTGAAGACCCAAGCTGCTACAAAGATCTTGCTAGATTAAGAGGTGTGAAGTACTTGACATGGGAAAATCTGGAAAAGTTGGTTCAAGAAGATCCT GGAACACATCCGGATGGCGGAGCTCATGCAAAGTTTACAAATTACAGTTTTGATGTCGAGGAATTTCTGCGACTCGTAACTGTTGCAGAAAAGCATGTTAAAAATCATAAAGCGTTCAAAGATTTCATCAAAcaatcatcaaaaaaaaatattacctcTTACAAAAATGTGCCCAAAgacgagttataa
- the LOC124175535 gene encoding GPI-anchored wall transfer protein 1, producing the protein MAVDSNEAAYRKAQIEFVTNNHGTTARETLLMLMPSVCSLLLMLTTSCILGKYLNRATRFILEFLIVIVPTILCCTIYSDAKISVCLALLTLSCTNFMLMIIMANPTTIGNSQPSRVGTRHPFITNFRALTNLLTAICILAVDFKVFPRRHAKTEVYGYSLMDTGVGFFVIANALVSPEARDSGDRRTSGFLTTASRNLHDCLRSCIPLLILGSARYFSVEYLNYQKHVTEYGVHWNFFITLAAVKILTSIVTSLITPNRSLLLGISILGMYEYLLSQKTVKKWVFGHSREGFLNANREGIVSTLGYTGLYFIGVVVGRLIHSTYLRASRAQTGRSTYFNFTIFGRTFEAQYSESMILCVKLSLIAAQACIATLFLNGYRRTSRKLANAGYCAWMVTLSTVMLTLLLLIDIIADIFKQVTSKNKNVTQVQNQISSIPEIFEAINYNGLAFFLICNFLTGAVNMTVRTLYVPDIEAVQIITAYMLASTGLFAVLFRFKIQIKL; encoded by the coding sequence ATGGCGGTCGATTCAAACGAGGCGGCGTACAGAAAGGCGCAAATAGAATTCGTCACCAACAACCACGGCACTACAGCGAGAGAAACATTGCTGATGTTAATGCCGAGCGTTTGCAGCTTGTTGTTGATGTTAACGACATCATGCATACTCGGGAAATACCTGAATCGCGCAACAAGATTCATTTTAGAATTCCTGATAGTAATAGTACCGACAATTCTATGCTGCACGATTTACTCCGATGCTAAAATATCCGTCTGCCTAGCTCTCCTCACCTTATCTTGCACAAATTTTATGTTAATGATCATCATGGCAAACCCTACAACAATTGGTAATAGTCAGCCATCACGAGTAGGAACTCGCCATCCTTTTATAACAAACTTCCGAGCCCTGACCAACCTGTTGACTGCTATTTGCATATTGGCTGTCGACTTCAAAGTATTTCCACGTCGTCACGCAAAGACTGAAGTATATGGTTACAGCCTGATGGATACAGGCGTGGGATTTTTTGTAATTGCAAATGCGCTGGTCTCTCCAGAGGCAAGAGATTCTGGCGATCGTCGAACTTCAGGTTTTTTGACGACTGCTTCGAGAAACTTGCACGATTGCCTGAGGAGCTGCATTCCTCTTTTGATTTTGGGTTCGGCTAGATACTTCTCTGTCGAATATCTAAATTATCAGAAACATGTAACGGAGTACGGCGTTcactggaattttttcatcacactAGCTGCGGTGAAGATCCTAACAAGCATTGTAACTTCTCTGATAACTCCCAACCGTTCTTTGCTTCTTGGTATTTCTATTCTTGGCATGTACGAGTACTTACTCAGTCagaaaactgtgaaaaaatggGTTTTCGGACACTCCAGAGAAGGATTCTTGAATGCTAATCGTGAAGGGATTGTATCCACTCTGGGCTACACAGGGCTTTATTTTATTGGCGTTGTCGTTGGCAGATTGATACACTCGACATACCTCAGGGCAAGCAGAGCACAGACTGGTAGATCcacatatttcaattttaccatATTCGGACGAACTTTCGAGGCTCAATACAGTGAATCTATGATTCTCTGTGTAAAATTGTCTTTAATTGCGGCACAAGCATGCATAGCCACCCTTTTTCTAAATGGGTACCGCAGAACTTCTCGAAAGCTGGCTAATGCTGGATATTGTGCTTGGATGGTTACTCTGTCCACAGTTATGTTGACTTTGTTGTTGCTGATCGATATTATAGCAGATATTTTTAAGCAGGTCACATCGAAGAATAAGAACGTTACGCAAGTCCAGAATCAGATCTCTAGTATACCTGAAATTTTCGAAGCAATTAACTATAATGGCCTAGCTTTCTTTCTCATCTGTAATTTTCTCACTGGCGCCGTAAATATGACTGTTAGAACGCTGTATGTACCAGATATTGAAGCTGTCCAAATTATCACTGCGTATATGTTGGCAAGTACCGGCCTATTCGCAGTTTTGTTCAGatttaaaatacaaattaagTTGTGA
- the LOC124175537 gene encoding TBC1 domain family member 20 isoform X1, which translates to METDEDDLPLVQPVPGPLDNSVGELVRNAPSNLRKRNIGLGLSEASKRTEKGESTPESDARLNSFPSDATKIWGDGEISPRIPGIEVLESPGKSNGVKSPASALDPSNTLPSDQSDNLESLTARERMKINIVRGCLSKPDLTFGELRLLGCSSEGFVNDDIRRMLWPRLLGLSDREPDPVNGLDTVHTKIPNEVYQQILKDVVRSTSHFPQESTEDETTALENEMTQMICWVLHRHKKLNYYQGYNDVAATVLMVMGLQRGLQVLEQISLRFLQRFMEATMEKVNQELFFIFALLERVHPTLLQHLENVELFPHFALAEYTTWYAHKYSEHRKLLHRLFDYFLGSPPLMPLYLSTVIVAHRSTEIFNTTPDMGHTHKVLCTLPEDLPFENLLVDAKDLYRKYPPDSIENDVRDYDNKRRRKEQEWKRAAEKNRQERERRSRLQVAVPHPRLPYRVGSYRTIAVVTVLALGIYAFLKSSSGLN; encoded by the exons ATGGAAACCGACGAAGATGATCTACCTCTGGTGCAACCTGTTCCTGGGCCGTTGGACAATTCGGTCGGTGAATTGGTTAGAAATGCCCCGTCGAATCTTCGGAAGAGGAATATCGGATTGGGTCTTTCCGAGGCGAGTAAGAGGACGGAAAAAGGGGAATCGACGCCGGAATCTGACGCAAGACTCAATTCGTTTCCTTCGGACGCGACGAAAATCTGGGGCGACGGTGAAATTTCCCCTAGAATACCTGGAATTGAGGTTCTTGAATCACCAGGTAAATCGAACGGTGTCAAATCTCCAGCTTCAGCCTTAGATCCCTCTAACACTTTGCCTTCGGATCAATCTGACAATCTAGAATCACTCACCGCCAGAGAACGCATGAAAATTAACATCGTTCGAGGATGCCTATCGAAGCCAGACCTCACCTTTGGGGAATTAAGATTGCTCGGCTGCAGTAGCGAAGGATTCGTTAATG ATGATATACGAAGGATGCTATGGCCTCGGCTCTTAGGACTGAGTGACAGAGAGCCTGATCCAGTGAATGGATTGGACACAGTACACACTAAAATACCCAATGAGGTTTATCAACAAATATTGAAGGATGTAGTGAGGAGCACGAGTCACTTTCCACAAGAATCGACAGAGGATGAGACCACTGCACTTGAGAATGAAATGACACAGATGATATGCTGGGTGCTTCATAggcataaaaaattgaa TTATTATCAAGGCTACAATGACGTAGCAGCAACAGTCCTCATGGTGATGGGTCTTCAACGTGGGCTACAAGTTTTAGAACAAATATCGCTAAGATTTCTTCAAAGGTTCATGGAAGCTACGATGGAGAAGGTCAACCAAGAGTTGTTTTTTATATTCGCGTTACTAGAACGAGTTCACCCAACCCTATTGCAACACTTGGAAAA TGTGGAACTATTCCCGCACTTTGCTCTTGCCGAATACACAACATGGTACGCACACAAGTACTCCGAGCATAGGAAATTACTGCACAGATTGTTCGACTACTTTCTTGGAAGCCCCCCGCTCATGCCGTTATATCTAAGCACAGTAATAGTCGCCCATAGGtctaccgaaattttcaacacaacGCCTGATATGGGACATACTCACAAAGTGCTTTGCACG CTGCCCGAGGATTTgccgtttgaaaatttgctgGTTGATGCTAAGGACCTGTACCGAAAATACCCGCCAGACTCGATAGAAAATGATGTTCGAGACTATGACAACAAAAGGCGAAGGAAGGAGCAAGAATGGAAGCGAGCGGCTGAGAAAAATCGTCAAGAGCGTGAACGTCGGAGTCGGCTTCAAGTTGCAGTTCCTCATCCACGCTTGCCTTACAGAGTCGGAAGTTACAGAACTATAGCCGTCGTTACTGTCTTAGCTTTAGGTATTTACGCCTTCTTAAAAAGCTCTTCAGGCCTGAACTGA
- the LOC124175537 gene encoding TBC1 domain family member 20 isoform X2: METDEDDLPLVQPVPGPLDNSVGELVRNAPSNLRKRNIGLGLSEASKRTEKGESTPESDARLNSFPSDATKIWGDGEISPRIPGIEVLESPESLTARERMKINIVRGCLSKPDLTFGELRLLGCSSEGFVNDDIRRMLWPRLLGLSDREPDPVNGLDTVHTKIPNEVYQQILKDVVRSTSHFPQESTEDETTALENEMTQMICWVLHRHKKLNYYQGYNDVAATVLMVMGLQRGLQVLEQISLRFLQRFMEATMEKVNQELFFIFALLERVHPTLLQHLENVELFPHFALAEYTTWYAHKYSEHRKLLHRLFDYFLGSPPLMPLYLSTVIVAHRSTEIFNTTPDMGHTHKVLCTLPEDLPFENLLVDAKDLYRKYPPDSIENDVRDYDNKRRRKEQEWKRAAEKNRQERERRSRLQVAVPHPRLPYRVGSYRTIAVVTVLALGIYAFLKSSSGLN, encoded by the exons ATGGAAACCGACGAAGATGATCTACCTCTGGTGCAACCTGTTCCTGGGCCGTTGGACAATTCGGTCGGTGAATTGGTTAGAAATGCCCCGTCGAATCTTCGGAAGAGGAATATCGGATTGGGTCTTTCCGAGGCGAGTAAGAGGACGGAAAAAGGGGAATCGACGCCGGAATCTGACGCAAGACTCAATTCGTTTCCTTCGGACGCGACGAAAATCTGGGGCGACGGTGAAATTTCCCCTAGAATACCTGGAATTGAGGTTCTTGAATCACCAG AATCACTCACCGCCAGAGAACGCATGAAAATTAACATCGTTCGAGGATGCCTATCGAAGCCAGACCTCACCTTTGGGGAATTAAGATTGCTCGGCTGCAGTAGCGAAGGATTCGTTAATG ATGATATACGAAGGATGCTATGGCCTCGGCTCTTAGGACTGAGTGACAGAGAGCCTGATCCAGTGAATGGATTGGACACAGTACACACTAAAATACCCAATGAGGTTTATCAACAAATATTGAAGGATGTAGTGAGGAGCACGAGTCACTTTCCACAAGAATCGACAGAGGATGAGACCACTGCACTTGAGAATGAAATGACACAGATGATATGCTGGGTGCTTCATAggcataaaaaattgaa TTATTATCAAGGCTACAATGACGTAGCAGCAACAGTCCTCATGGTGATGGGTCTTCAACGTGGGCTACAAGTTTTAGAACAAATATCGCTAAGATTTCTTCAAAGGTTCATGGAAGCTACGATGGAGAAGGTCAACCAAGAGTTGTTTTTTATATTCGCGTTACTAGAACGAGTTCACCCAACCCTATTGCAACACTTGGAAAA TGTGGAACTATTCCCGCACTTTGCTCTTGCCGAATACACAACATGGTACGCACACAAGTACTCCGAGCATAGGAAATTACTGCACAGATTGTTCGACTACTTTCTTGGAAGCCCCCCGCTCATGCCGTTATATCTAAGCACAGTAATAGTCGCCCATAGGtctaccgaaattttcaacacaacGCCTGATATGGGACATACTCACAAAGTGCTTTGCACG CTGCCCGAGGATTTgccgtttgaaaatttgctgGTTGATGCTAAGGACCTGTACCGAAAATACCCGCCAGACTCGATAGAAAATGATGTTCGAGACTATGACAACAAAAGGCGAAGGAAGGAGCAAGAATGGAAGCGAGCGGCTGAGAAAAATCGTCAAGAGCGTGAACGTCGGAGTCGGCTTCAAGTTGCAGTTCCTCATCCACGCTTGCCTTACAGAGTCGGAAGTTACAGAACTATAGCCGTCGTTACTGTCTTAGCTTTAGGTATTTACGCCTTCTTAAAAAGCTCTTCAGGCCTGAACTGA
- the LOC124175533 gene encoding EGF domain-specific O-linked N-acetylglucosamine transferase isoform X2, translated as MSGMGFNYIVIIFVLASVPPEILADNYTNINLPDDQLKFYFNSFPSMTEKCRNDPDCPYKEHLDSKACWGYEDNCKPENAYSIPKCPGDHKGWVATKQAQLDTFYTQGDFGYVRDQKREMRILCEPLFLDDSSLECSNHMRFCRGRNIMINFTDLASRRDPIRYKMDVLKEGQIGGYCTLNEGRLKENADHISPLQSWGPEIRNFRKLARRPIPEGDCDVVIEKPTFLMKIDAINMYHHFCDFFNLYASLHVNLSHPSTFDTDNHILIWESYSYQSAFEDTFAAFTSNPLWDLKTFRGETVCFKNIIFPMLPRMIFGLYYNTPLIYGCEKSGLFKAFSDHVLHRLNVQRREKKNSNIRVTLLSRDTQYRRILNEDDLVEALKRNPNYKVRKVTYNKNLSFKNQLRITRNTDIFIGIHGAGLTHLMFLPEWAAVFEIYNCEDPSCYKDLARLRGVKYLTWENLEKLVQEDPGTHPDGGAHAKFTNYSFDVEEFLRLVTVAEKHVKNHKAFKDFIKQSSKKNITSYKNVPKDEL; from the exons ATGTCCGGCATGGGTTTTAATTACATCGTAATTATCTTCGTTCTCGCTTCGGTACCGCCGGAAATTCTTGCCGATAATTACACGAACATCAATCTGCCCGATGATCAGCTCAAGTTTTACTTCAATTCATTCCCGTCGATGACCGAAAAGTGTCGAAACGATCCGGACTGTCCTTATAAG GAGCACCTGGACAGCAAAGCGTGCTGGGGATACGAGGACAACTGCAAGCCGGAAAACGCTTACTCGATACCAAAATGTCCGGGAGATCACAAGGGTTGGGTAGCCACAAAACAGGCCCAACTTGACACGTTTTATACACAGGGTGATTTCGGCTATGTCCGGGATCAAAAAAGGGAGATGAGGATATTATGCGAACCTCTTTTTCTC GACGATTCATCGCTCGAGTGTTCGAATCACATGAGATTCTGCAGAGGCCGAAATATTATGATCAATTTCACTGATCTCGCTAGTCGAAGGGATCCGATAAGATACAAGATGGACGTTTTGAAAGAAGGTCAAATCGGTGGCTATTGCAC ATTAAACGAAGGTAGACTCAAGGAAAATGCAGACCATATCAGTCCCTTGCAGTCGTGGGGACCagaaattcgaaactttaGAAAACTGGCTAGACGTCCAATACCGGAAGGGGATTGTGACGTGGTTATTGAAAAACCGACATTTCTCATGAAAATTGACGCCA TTAACATGTACCACCACTTCTGTGACTTTTTCAACCTCTACGCATCCCTTCACGTCAATTTATCGCATCCGTCAACTTTTGATACTGACAATCATATTTTGATATGGGAGAGTTATAG TTATCAATCAGCGTTTGAAGATACTTTTGCTGCATTTACCAGCAATCCGTTATGGGATTTAAAGACCTTTCGAGGGGAAACAGTCTGCTTCAAGAATATAATATTTCCGATGTTACCACGAATGATTTTCGGACTCTACTACAACACGCCAttg ATTTACGGATGTGAAAAAAGCGGTCTTTTCAAAGCGTTCAGCGACCACGTTCTGCACAGATTGAATGTACAGaggcgtgagaaaaaaaattcgaatattcgAGTCACGCTTCTGAGCAGAGACACACAGTACAGGAGAATACTCAACGAGGATGATCTTGTTGAGGCTTTGAAAAGGAATCCCAACTATAAAGTTAGAAAG GTAACTTACAACAAGAATTTGTCATTCAAAAATCAACTACGGATAACAAGGAACACTGATATTTTCATCGGAATACACGGTGCTGGGCTTACACATCTGATGTTTCTGCCAGAGTGGGCTGCAGTTTTTGAAAT ATACAATTGTGAAGACCCAAGCTGCTACAAAGATCTTGCTAGATTAAGAGGTGTGAAGTACTTGACATGGGAAAATCTGGAAAAGTTGGTTCAAGAAGATCCT GGAACACATCCGGATGGCGGAGCTCATGCAAAGTTTACAAATTACAGTTTTGATGTCGAGGAATTTCTGCGACTCGTAACTGTTGCAGAAAAGCATGTTAAAAATCATAAAGCGTTCAAAGATTTCATCAAAcaatcatcaaaaaaaaatattacctcTTACAAAAATGTGCCCAAAgacgagttataa